A stretch of the Acyrthosiphon pisum isolate AL4f chromosome A2, pea_aphid_22Mar2018_4r6ur, whole genome shotgun sequence genome encodes the following:
- the LOC100160212 gene encoding BTB/POZ domain-containing protein 10 isoform X2 has translation MSKDGRHNYDRDTSSDTEDYQDTEDHRRRVFKTRLSYGSSLKPKSCLVQRHSTGNQLALTPINKQQTTSMRNRKAMPRFSCSMNSMKSLMNQNTTTSGSSYPSTSGSGHLTSSRNNNIASKEERVTLIVDNTRFIVDPAIFIAHSNTMLGRMFSSNEYTNKNERGEYVVAEGVSANVFRCILEYYKGNVMRCPSSISVQELREACDYLLIPFDAKTVKCQNLRGLLHELSNEGARCQFEVFLEDLILPLMVNSAQRGDRECHVVVLLDDDIVDWDEEYPPQMGEEYSQTVNSTALYRFFKYIENRDVAKQVMKERGLKKIRLGIEGYPTYKEKVKKRAGGRKDVIYNYVQRPFIHMSWEKEEAKSRHVDFQCLKSKSVTNLAEATADPVLELDARGNPMGAVAIDPDIRVVYDGHDQDDGAVDSPPPPSVSEAEQNEESQPNDQ, from the exons ATGTCTAAAGACGGCCGTCACAACTACGATCGTGATACAAGTAGTGACACAGAAGATTATCAAGATACCGAGGACCATAGGCGTCGTGTGTTCAAAACAAGGCTTAG ttATGGAAGTTCCTTAAAACCCAAATCGTGTTTGGTACAGCGTCATTCAACTGGTAACCAGTTGGCTCTGACACCAATCAATAAACAACAAACAACTTCAATGAGAAATAg aAAAGCAATGCCCAGATTTTCTTGCTCAATGAATTCTATGAAAAGTCTGATGAATCAAAACACAACTACTTCAGGTTCGTCCTATCCAAGTACTTCAGGTTCAGGCCATTTAACTAGCTctagaaataacaatattgctAGTAAAGAGGAAAGAGTTACTCTTATTGTAGATAACACTAGATTTATTGTTGATCCTGCTATATTCATTGCCCATTCAAATACAATGCTTGGAAG AATGTTTAGTTCTAACGAATATACAAATAAGAATGAACGTGGGGAATATGTGGTAGCAGAAGGTGTCTCTGCAAATGTATTTAGGTGTATTTTGGAGTATTATAAGGGTAATGTAATGCGCTGCCCATCTTCAATTTCTGTACAAGAGCTACGAGAAGCTTGTGATTATTTGTTAATACCATTTGACGCTAAAACAGTCAAATGTCAAAATTTAA GAGGATTATTACATGAGCTGTCAAATGAAGGAGCTCGTTGTCAGTTTGAAGTATTTTTAGAAGATCTAATATTACCTTTAATGGTTAATTCTGCTCAACGAGGAGATCGTGAATGTCATGTAGTTGTCTTACTTGATGACGATATAGTAGATTGGGATGAAGAATATCCACCTCAAATGGGAGAAGAATATTCACAAA ctGTAAATAGCACTGCTTTATATAGATTCTTCAAATACATTGAAAATAGAGATGTTGCCAAACAAGTAATGAAAGAACGTGGTCTTAAAAAGATTCGTCTAGGCATTGAAGGTTACCCAACTTATAAAGAAAAAGTCAAAAAAAGAGCTGGTGGTCGTAAAGAtgtgatttataattatgtccAAAGACCTTTTATCCATATGTCATGGGAAAAAGAAGAAGCTAAGAGTCGTCATGTAGATTTCCAA tgCTTAAAGTCAAAGTCTGTGACTAACTTAGCAGAAGCGACTGCTGATCCTGTTTTGGAATTAGATGCTAGAGGTAATCCTATGGGTGCTGTGGCCATAGATCCAGACATTCGAGTGGTATATGATGGTCATGATCAAGATGATGGAGCTGTAGACTCTCCTCCTCCTCCCTCAGTTTCAGAAGCTGAACAAAATGAAGAGTCTCAACCCAATGATCAGTAA
- the LOC100169088 gene encoding uncharacterized protein LOC100169088 — protein MMDSQDANRPELLEEVRLFRNAREREKYDNMADFYALVNTLQHLEKAYIRDCVTPKEYTAACSKLLVQCKASFKQIQGDDFPSVESFVKKYKLDCPAAIERIKEDRPITIKDDKGNTSKCIADIVSLFITIMDKLRLDIKAMDELQPDLRDLMDTMNRLSMLPADFEGKQKVSDWLSSLSSMNASDELNETQVRQLIFDLESSYNAFNKLLHQSS, from the exons atgatgGATTCCCAAGATGCTAATCGTCCCGAACTACTAGAGGAAGTAAGACTATTTCGCAACGCTCGTGAACGGGAAAAGTATGATAATATGGCTGACTTCTATGCACTAGTCAACACATTACAGCATTTGGAAAAAGCATATATACGTGATTGTGTTACGCCCAAAGAGTATACTGCCGCCTGCTCAAAACTGCTCGTTCAGTGCAAAGCTTCTTTTAAACAAATACAGGGTGATGATTTTCCATCGGTTGAgtcatttgtaaaaaaatacaaattagacTGTCCAGCAGCAATAGAGCGTATTAAAGAAGATCGGCCAATTACAATTAAAGATGATAAAGGCAATACCAGTAAATGCATTGCGGATATTGTGTCTTTATTTATAACCATTATGGATAAGCTTAG attGGATATTAAAGCAATGGATGAACTTCAACCTGACCTTCGGGATTTAATGGATACCATGAACAGGCTTAGCATGTTGCCAGCTGATTTTGAAGGAAAACAAAAAGTATCTGACTGGCTAAGTTCTCTATCATCTATGAACGCATCAGATGAATTAAATGAAACTCAAGTGAGACAATTGATTTTTGATCTCGAATCATCTTACAATGCATTCAACAAGTTGCTTCATCAGTCATCTTAG
- the LOC100160212 gene encoding BTB/POZ domain-containing protein 10 isoform X1: protein MAWAMSKDGRHNYDRDTSSDTEDYQDTEDHRRRVFKTRLSYGSSLKPKSCLVQRHSTGNQLALTPINKQQTTSMRNRKAMPRFSCSMNSMKSLMNQNTTTSGSSYPSTSGSGHLTSSRNNNIASKEERVTLIVDNTRFIVDPAIFIAHSNTMLGRMFSSNEYTNKNERGEYVVAEGVSANVFRCILEYYKGNVMRCPSSISVQELREACDYLLIPFDAKTVKCQNLRGLLHELSNEGARCQFEVFLEDLILPLMVNSAQRGDRECHVVVLLDDDIVDWDEEYPPQMGEEYSQTVNSTALYRFFKYIENRDVAKQVMKERGLKKIRLGIEGYPTYKEKVKKRAGGRKDVIYNYVQRPFIHMSWEKEEAKSRHVDFQCLKSKSVTNLAEATADPVLELDARGNPMGAVAIDPDIRVVYDGHDQDDGAVDSPPPPSVSEAEQNEESQPNDQ from the exons ATGG CCTGGGCCATGTCTAAAGACGGCCGTCACAACTACGATCGTGATACAAGTAGTGACACAGAAGATTATCAAGATACCGAGGACCATAGGCGTCGTGTGTTCAAAACAAGGCTTAG ttATGGAAGTTCCTTAAAACCCAAATCGTGTTTGGTACAGCGTCATTCAACTGGTAACCAGTTGGCTCTGACACCAATCAATAAACAACAAACAACTTCAATGAGAAATAg aAAAGCAATGCCCAGATTTTCTTGCTCAATGAATTCTATGAAAAGTCTGATGAATCAAAACACAACTACTTCAGGTTCGTCCTATCCAAGTACTTCAGGTTCAGGCCATTTAACTAGCTctagaaataacaatattgctAGTAAAGAGGAAAGAGTTACTCTTATTGTAGATAACACTAGATTTATTGTTGATCCTGCTATATTCATTGCCCATTCAAATACAATGCTTGGAAG AATGTTTAGTTCTAACGAATATACAAATAAGAATGAACGTGGGGAATATGTGGTAGCAGAAGGTGTCTCTGCAAATGTATTTAGGTGTATTTTGGAGTATTATAAGGGTAATGTAATGCGCTGCCCATCTTCAATTTCTGTACAAGAGCTACGAGAAGCTTGTGATTATTTGTTAATACCATTTGACGCTAAAACAGTCAAATGTCAAAATTTAA GAGGATTATTACATGAGCTGTCAAATGAAGGAGCTCGTTGTCAGTTTGAAGTATTTTTAGAAGATCTAATATTACCTTTAATGGTTAATTCTGCTCAACGAGGAGATCGTGAATGTCATGTAGTTGTCTTACTTGATGACGATATAGTAGATTGGGATGAAGAATATCCACCTCAAATGGGAGAAGAATATTCACAAA ctGTAAATAGCACTGCTTTATATAGATTCTTCAAATACATTGAAAATAGAGATGTTGCCAAACAAGTAATGAAAGAACGTGGTCTTAAAAAGATTCGTCTAGGCATTGAAGGTTACCCAACTTATAAAGAAAAAGTCAAAAAAAGAGCTGGTGGTCGTAAAGAtgtgatttataattatgtccAAAGACCTTTTATCCATATGTCATGGGAAAAAGAAGAAGCTAAGAGTCGTCATGTAGATTTCCAA tgCTTAAAGTCAAAGTCTGTGACTAACTTAGCAGAAGCGACTGCTGATCCTGTTTTGGAATTAGATGCTAGAGGTAATCCTATGGGTGCTGTGGCCATAGATCCAGACATTCGAGTGGTATATGATGGTCATGATCAAGATGATGGAGCTGTAGACTCTCCTCCTCCTCCCTCAGTTTCAGAAGCTGAACAAAATGAAGAGTCTCAACCCAATGATCAGTAA